From the Amia ocellicauda isolate fAmiCal2 chromosome 21, fAmiCal2.hap1, whole genome shotgun sequence genome, one window contains:
- the dnal1 gene encoding dynein axonemal light chain 1: MAKATTIKEALVKWEEKAGEKAVEAKAVKLYGQIPPIEKMDASLSTLVNCEKLSLSTNCIEKIANLNGLKNLRILSLGRNNIKNLNGLEAVGETLEELWISYNLIEKLKGIHVMKKLRVLYISNNLVKEWGEFVKMADLPALVDLVFVGNPLEEKYSAEGNWIEEATKRLPKLKKLDGNPVIKQDEEETEGES, encoded by the exons ATG GCAAAAGCAACAACAATTAAAGAAGCACTTGTAAAATGG GAGGAGAAGGCAGGCGAAAAGGCGGTAGAAGCAAAGGCAGTAAAGCTCTATGGACAGATACCTCCTATAGAAAAGATGGATGCATCCTTGTCAACGTTGGTTAACTGCGA GAAACTGTCACTCTCAACAAACTGCATTGAAAAAATTGCAAATCTCAATGGGCTTA AAAATCTGAGAATATTGTCTTTGGGGCGGAACAACATAAAAAATTTAAATGGATTG GAAGCAGTAGGTGAAACATTAGAAGAGCTCTGGATTTCCTACAACCTGATCGAGAAGTTGAAGGGCATTCATGTAATGAAGAAGCTGAGGGTCCTCTACATATCGAATAACCTTGTCAAGGAATGGG GGGAATTTGTCAAGATGGCAGATTTACCTGCTCTTGTGGACCTGGTGTTTGTTGGAAACCCACTAGAGGAGAAATATTCTGCTGAAGGCAACTGGATAGAAGAGGCAACAAAGAGGCTTCCCAAGCTAAAGAAATTAGATG gAAATCCTGTGATCAAGCAGGACGAAGAGGAAACAGAGGGAGAAAGCTAA